A region of Plantactinospora sp. BC1 DNA encodes the following proteins:
- a CDS encoding putative adhesin: MFAGSACGSRRGHRRLTATGTRRAVVSGVVVALLLSLLPGNPGYAAPDIPPKKPAAPPVEKLDADGGPVTAKAWAQKRVTSQPAPTPIWPAAATARVELPTTTARTVAGRGIQAGKMPVWVGRVAGDAGKRLSALDLELMDRETVPPAWRDGLVLKVAAPNGNAGGTATLSVDYNQFRYASGGSWASRLRLWQVPVCALTTPEAPQCRSVPLRTANDLAAGVASAQVTVPAPPSTAAARTTQQPTAETASLVVLAAGPSGGDGDFAATSLAPSSTWSAGGSSGDFSWSYPLRTPPATGPAPDISLAYSSSSVDGRSEVTNNQPSWIGEGFDYSPGYIERRYVPCAEDSKNGANSTTSSGDQCWRSDNATMSLNGRGGELIFQSGRGWHSRSEDGSKIEKLTGASNGDAGDPTYGDVGEYWKVTTTDGTQYFFGLHSLPGQSAKTNSTLTVPVFGNHSGEPCRKTTFAGSDCVQAWRWNLDYVVDVRGNTMSFWYGKETNKYARNATDSDDVSYDRAGYLTRIDYGTYDRTAATHDVTERSVNPYARVVFEPDMRCTSNCGTESAPVKENWKDTPWDQECKETATSCPQQYTPTFWTSKRLKKITTRVWDTTRPTPGWQDVESWTLSHTYAATADSTHEGLWLDRIDHAGLVGGTVNLPPVTFEAESLANRVLTEHGTTDNWLRISSIVTETGSRIKVDYSEPECTAAMVETLQPHTNTKLCYPVKVPDPADLTGKKLVTEWWHKYRVEHVAEDDVQLKNGHQAPTKHTWYDYGGDPAWHYADDDGLSKPDRKTWSQWRGYAQVNTRVGDEAATQTLAVTKFMRGMHGDKASPSGGTRNVPVTASLGSETVYDEDQFAGQIREQIVYNGVESKPVSKTVHVPWRSEPTASRTINGDLVEARFTDTQTTYTATALGVDGDRGWRVSRGHQDFDHRYGTINWSQDDGDIATTGDEKCVTYSYNRNLTKNLTQLVKQTTTTALPCDALPTSVHDVITDSRDYYDGATSVDTAPRFGSVTKTEELKDWARATGTAWRTTSQASYDSTGRQLTNTDVKGNVTTTAYTPTVGGPVTKTTTTGPAPYNWVTSEDYNPYWGSTTKSTDPNGKISGEAEYDALGRVAKVWQLGWSRTDNPTKPSAQYSYTFASGRNAYPYVRSQTLNPDGNYITSYQILDGLLRPRQTQSISLGGSGDRVVTDTIYDEFGRPATSYAAHAEPGAPEGVLWWEPEWSVAAVSKTLFDRASRPTNEIYFAGDGEVNLVEKWRTVTSHEGDLTKVTPPEGATPTTTLTDIEGRTVAVRQHTTPAGVSGPYQETKYVFNRKDQLVKSIDPAGNEWINEYDVQGRHWRVTDPDKGVTTSTYNDFDELVKTTDANNEVLWYVYDQIGRKTQLRDDSATGPLRAEWKYDSLYTGQGGYRGQLTQATRYEPAGSNNAYRWQVRQFDNRYQPKGVNYVIPAAETGLNATYLYAYTYSDFTGTPITMSYPGAGGLVTEELTTDYDATTGMPTRLDTSLTGSAGTMATASYTAYGERSGSIYKMPGGKYTQEVVRREEDTRRVDRVTIERETADGMVSDRNYDYDDAGNITAIADTPTAGEADTQCFRQDSLGRLTTAWTPKTEVGCDPDPTIDSLGGPAPYWQDWTFDTTGSRLTETSHTPAGDTTRTYAVPTGGQDVVRPHAVTQMTTTGPGQPAVTAKYDYDQAGNTTCRPAAITANDCTTATNSQTLQWNAEGKLATVTTGGQTIETNIYDADGVRLIRRDATGTTLYLPGQEIRREGGVNTGTRYYSFAGTICASRKGSSAISDLTWIYPDHQGTQQTAISADGTQAVTIRRQTPYGDSRGESPVWVNSKGFVGGDIDPTGLVNIGARQYDSILGRFISVDPVMDLADSQQWNAYAYSYNSPITHSDPTGLRPDCGGGTGTYSCSSNVPKANPEINKGNWPDTKSKNTAVTGAYAAKLRAQAIAERKKRECQSSFWCRNAGAVGAAAGIAAGVIVGSACTAGSFGVGAVGCAAIGGFVGGAVGSLVTNALDEDDESGWQLAGEALLGGVIGGAFGAAGAAVGGAVASQVAGRGVGGALSRSLARPSGRPGPAPPRRVVEGGRPDGERVFAGHGEHSLSNGNFTVPEGTRVAVYARYGQSLDDTQGFAVESGSSSVRAVRVYESGESMPNFTLMPPSNLRIRANSQTVEAPTLLSDLVRPNMGRCHWAACGGIGR, from the coding sequence ATGTTCGCAGGGTCGGCATGCGGTTCGCGACGCGGACATCGGCGGTTAACGGCCACTGGTACCCGGCGCGCAGTCGTCAGCGGCGTGGTCGTGGCGCTACTGCTGTCGCTGCTGCCGGGCAATCCCGGGTACGCCGCGCCGGACATTCCGCCGAAGAAGCCCGCGGCACCTCCGGTCGAGAAGCTCGACGCTGACGGCGGGCCGGTGACCGCCAAGGCGTGGGCGCAGAAGCGGGTCACTTCCCAGCCGGCCCCGACACCGATCTGGCCGGCAGCGGCGACCGCCCGGGTCGAACTGCCGACGACGACCGCGCGCACCGTTGCGGGCCGGGGAATCCAGGCCGGGAAGATGCCGGTGTGGGTGGGGCGCGTCGCCGGTGACGCCGGCAAGCGACTATCCGCTCTGGATCTGGAACTGATGGATCGGGAGACCGTTCCGCCGGCGTGGCGGGACGGCCTGGTGCTGAAGGTCGCCGCCCCGAACGGGAATGCCGGCGGCACCGCGACGCTGTCGGTGGACTACAACCAGTTCCGGTACGCGTCCGGCGGGTCATGGGCTTCCCGGCTTCGGCTGTGGCAGGTACCGGTCTGCGCGCTCACCACACCCGAGGCGCCGCAGTGCCGATCGGTACCGCTGCGTACCGCCAACGACCTCGCGGCAGGCGTGGCGTCGGCGCAGGTGACCGTGCCGGCACCACCGTCGACGGCCGCCGCCCGGACGACGCAGCAGCCCACCGCAGAGACGGCCTCGCTCGTGGTCCTCGCCGCCGGCCCGTCCGGCGGCGACGGTGACTTCGCCGCCACCAGTCTGGCTCCTTCGTCGACGTGGTCGGCCGGCGGCTCCTCCGGTGACTTCTCCTGGAGCTACCCGTTGCGGACGCCGCCGGCGACCGGCCCAGCACCGGACATCTCCCTGGCCTACTCCTCCTCGAGCGTCGACGGTCGGTCCGAGGTCACCAACAACCAGCCGTCATGGATCGGGGAGGGATTCGACTACTCGCCCGGCTACATCGAGCGCCGGTACGTCCCCTGTGCGGAGGACTCGAAGAACGGGGCGAACAGCACCACCTCGAGCGGAGACCAGTGCTGGCGGTCGGACAACGCGACGATGAGCCTCAACGGTCGCGGCGGTGAACTCATCTTCCAGTCGGGGAGGGGGTGGCATTCCCGCAGCGAGGACGGGTCGAAGATCGAGAAGCTGACCGGCGCGTCGAACGGGGACGCGGGCGACCCGACCTACGGGGACGTCGGCGAGTACTGGAAAGTGACGACCACCGACGGCACCCAGTACTTCTTCGGCCTGCACAGCCTGCCGGGTCAGAGTGCCAAGACGAACTCGACCCTGACTGTTCCCGTTTTCGGCAACCACTCCGGCGAGCCGTGCCGCAAAACCACCTTCGCCGGCTCCGACTGCGTCCAGGCGTGGCGGTGGAACCTCGACTACGTCGTTGACGTGCGTGGTAACACCATGTCGTTCTGGTACGGCAAGGAGACCAACAAGTACGCCCGTAATGCCACCGACTCCGACGACGTGTCCTATGACCGGGCCGGGTACCTCACCCGGATCGACTACGGTACCTACGACCGCACCGCCGCGACCCACGACGTGACCGAGCGCAGCGTCAACCCGTACGCCCGGGTGGTGTTCGAACCCGACATGCGCTGCACCTCCAACTGCGGCACCGAATCCGCCCCGGTCAAGGAGAACTGGAAAGACACACCCTGGGACCAGGAGTGCAAGGAAACCGCGACCTCCTGCCCGCAGCAGTACACGCCGACGTTCTGGACCTCGAAGCGACTGAAGAAGATCACCACGCGGGTATGGGACACGACAAGGCCGACCCCGGGCTGGCAGGACGTCGAGTCTTGGACCCTGTCGCACACCTACGCCGCGACCGCAGACTCTACCCACGAGGGCCTGTGGCTCGACCGCATCGACCACGCCGGCCTCGTCGGCGGCACAGTGAATCTGCCGCCGGTGACATTCGAGGCCGAGTCGCTGGCGAACCGGGTGTTGACCGAGCACGGCACCACCGACAACTGGCTGCGGATCTCCAGCATCGTCACCGAGACCGGCTCACGGATCAAGGTCGACTACTCGGAGCCCGAGTGCACCGCGGCGATGGTCGAGACGCTGCAGCCGCACACCAACACCAAACTCTGCTACCCGGTCAAGGTGCCCGACCCCGCCGACCTGACCGGCAAGAAGCTGGTCACCGAGTGGTGGCACAAGTACCGGGTCGAGCACGTCGCCGAAGACGACGTGCAGCTCAAGAATGGGCACCAGGCGCCGACGAAGCACACCTGGTACGACTACGGCGGCGATCCGGCGTGGCACTACGCCGACGACGACGGCCTGTCCAAGCCCGACCGCAAGACGTGGAGCCAATGGCGCGGCTACGCCCAGGTCAACACCCGGGTCGGTGACGAGGCCGCCACCCAGACCCTGGCCGTGACCAAGTTCATGCGTGGCATGCACGGCGACAAGGCCAGCCCGTCCGGTGGCACCCGCAATGTACCGGTGACCGCGTCGCTGGGCTCGGAGACCGTCTACGACGAGGACCAGTTCGCCGGACAAATCCGCGAACAGATCGTCTACAACGGCGTGGAGAGCAAACCAGTCTCCAAGACCGTGCACGTCCCGTGGCGCTCCGAACCGACCGCCAGCCGCACCATCAACGGCGACCTGGTCGAGGCACGCTTCACCGACACGCAAACCACCTACACTGCCACCGCACTCGGCGTCGATGGCGACCGCGGCTGGCGCGTCTCACGAGGTCACCAGGACTTCGACCACCGCTACGGCACAATCAACTGGTCCCAGGACGACGGCGACATCGCCACCACCGGCGACGAGAAGTGCGTCACCTACAGCTACAACCGCAACCTCACCAAGAATCTCACCCAACTCGTCAAGCAGACCACCACCACAGCCCTGCCATGCGACGCACTGCCGACGAGCGTCCACGACGTGATCACCGACTCGCGCGACTACTACGACGGCGCCACCAGCGTCGACACCGCACCCCGATTCGGGTCCGTGACGAAGACCGAGGAACTGAAGGACTGGGCCCGCGCCACCGGAACGGCGTGGCGCACCACCTCCCAGGCCAGCTACGACAGCACGGGTCGGCAGCTCACCAACACCGACGTCAAGGGCAACGTCACCACCACCGCCTACACCCCGACCGTCGGCGGACCGGTCACCAAGACCACCACAACTGGCCCGGCACCGTACAACTGGGTCACCAGCGAGGACTACAACCCGTACTGGGGCTCCACCACCAAGTCCACCGACCCCAACGGGAAAATCAGCGGGGAAGCGGAGTACGACGCCCTCGGACGGGTCGCCAAGGTCTGGCAGCTCGGCTGGTCGAGGACTGACAACCCGACCAAACCCTCCGCCCAGTACAGCTACACCTTCGCGTCCGGCCGTAACGCCTACCCGTATGTCCGGTCGCAGACGCTGAACCCGGACGGCAACTACATCACCTCGTACCAGATCCTCGACGGCCTGCTGCGCCCCCGGCAGACCCAGTCCATCTCCCTCGGCGGCAGCGGTGACCGGGTGGTCACCGACACCATCTACGACGAGTTCGGACGGCCGGCGACCTCCTACGCGGCGCACGCCGAGCCGGGCGCACCCGAGGGCGTGCTGTGGTGGGAACCCGAATGGTCTGTGGCGGCCGTGTCGAAGACCCTCTTCGACCGGGCGTCCCGCCCCACCAACGAGATCTACTTCGCTGGCGACGGGGAGGTCAACCTGGTCGAGAAGTGGCGCACCGTCACCAGCCACGAGGGGGACCTCACCAAGGTCACCCCACCGGAAGGCGCGACACCCACCACCACCCTCACTGATATCGAGGGTCGCACCGTCGCGGTACGGCAGCACACCACCCCGGCCGGCGTCAGCGGGCCATACCAGGAGACCAAGTACGTCTTCAACCGCAAAGACCAGCTCGTCAAGAGCATCGACCCGGCCGGCAACGAGTGGATCAACGAGTACGACGTCCAGGGCCGGCACTGGCGGGTCACCGACCCGGACAAGGGCGTCACCACCAGCACCTACAACGACTTCGACGAACTGGTCAAGACGACCGACGCCAACAACGAGGTGCTGTGGTACGTCTACGACCAAATCGGCCGCAAGACGCAACTGCGTGACGACTCCGCCACCGGCCCGCTACGGGCCGAGTGGAAGTACGACAGCCTCTACACCGGCCAGGGCGGCTACCGCGGCCAACTCACCCAGGCCACCCGCTACGAACCGGCCGGATCGAACAACGCCTACCGATGGCAGGTACGCCAGTTCGACAACCGCTACCAGCCCAAGGGCGTCAACTACGTCATCCCGGCCGCCGAGACCGGTCTGAACGCCACCTACCTCTACGCCTACACCTACTCCGACTTCACCGGCACCCCGATCACGATGTCGTACCCCGGCGCCGGCGGTCTCGTCACCGAAGAACTGACGACCGACTACGACGCCACCACGGGCATGCCCACCCGGCTGGACACCAGCCTCACCGGCTCGGCCGGCACCATGGCCACCGCCTCCTACACCGCCTACGGAGAACGCTCCGGATCCATCTACAAGATGCCCGGCGGCAAGTACACCCAGGAGGTCGTCCGCCGGGAGGAAGACACCCGCCGCGTCGACCGCGTCACCATCGAGCGGGAAACCGCCGACGGGATGGTCTCCGACCGCAACTACGACTACGACGACGCCGGCAACATCACCGCCATCGCCGACACCCCGACCGCCGGCGAAGCCGACACCCAGTGCTTCCGCCAAGACAGCCTCGGCCGACTCACCACTGCCTGGACGCCGAAGACCGAAGTCGGTTGCGACCCCGACCCGACCATCGACAGCCTGGGCGGGCCGGCACCGTACTGGCAGGACTGGACCTTCGACACCACCGGGTCACGACTGACCGAGACCAGCCACACCCCGGCCGGTGACACCACCCGCACCTACGCCGTGCCGACCGGCGGGCAGGACGTCGTCCGACCACACGCCGTCACCCAGATGACCACCACCGGCCCAGGTCAACCCGCTGTCACCGCAAAGTACGACTACGACCAGGCGGGCAACACCACCTGCCGACCGGCCGCGATCACCGCTAACGACTGCACCACCGCCACCAACAGCCAGACTCTGCAGTGGAACGCCGAAGGCAAACTCGCCACCGTCACCACCGGCGGCCAGACCATCGAAACGAACATCTACGACGCCGACGGCGTACGACTTATCCGCCGCGACGCCACCGGCACCACCCTCTACCTACCCGGCCAGGAGATCCGCCGCGAAGGCGGAGTCAACACCGGCACCCGCTACTACAGCTTCGCCGGCACCATCTGCGCCAGCCGCAAGGGCAGCTCCGCGATCAGCGACCTGACCTGGATCTACCCCGACCACCAGGGCACCCAACAGACCGCCATCAGCGCCGACGGCACCCAGGCCGTCACCATCCGCCGGCAGACCCCGTACGGCGACAGTCGTGGCGAAAGCCCGGTATGGGTCAACAGCAAAGGCTTCGTCGGCGGCGACATCGACCCCACCGGCCTGGTCAACATCGGAGCCCGGCAGTACGACAGCATCCTCGGCCGTTTCATCTCCGTCGACCCGGTCATGGACCTGGCCGACTCACAACAGTGGAACGCCTACGCCTACAGCTACAACAGCCCGATCACCCACTCCGACCCGACCGGCCTGCGACCCGACTGCGGCGGCGGCACCGGAACGTACAGTTGCAGCAGCAACGTCCCCAAGGCAAACCCCGAGATCAACAAGGGTAACTGGCCCGACACTAAGAGTAAGAACACCGCAGTCACTGGCGCCTACGCCGCAAAACTGCGCGCGCAGGCGATTGCGGAACGTAAGAAGCGCGAGTGTCAGTCCAGCTTCTGGTGCCGTAATGCGGGCGCGGTGGGCGCGGCAGCTGGTATCGCGGCGGGCGTGATCGTCGGTTCCGCCTGCACGGCAGGGAGCTTCGGCGTGGGCGCCGTCGGCTGTGCAGCCATTGGCGGTTTTGTCGGTGGTGCCGTCGGCTCGCTCGTCACTAACGCGCTCGATGAAGACGATGAGAGCGGCTGGCAACTCGCCGGCGAGGCGCTCCTCGGAGGTGTCATCGGCGGCGCATTCGGCGCAGCTGGCGCAGCCGTCGGCGGTGCTGTCGCCAGCCAGGTGGCTGGACGTGGTGTAGGCGGGGCTTTGTCGAGAAGCTTGGCTCGCCCTAGTGGGCGGCCGGGCCCGGCACCGCCGCGTAGAGTAGTGGAGGGTGGTCGACCCGATGGAGAGCGTGTCTTTGCGGGGCACGGGGAGCACAGCTTGTCCAATGGCAACTTCACCGTCCCCGAAGGAACGCGAGTCGCTGTATACGCCCGATACGGGCAGTCGCTTGACGATACACAGGGGTTTGCCGTGGAGAGTGGGAGCTCGTCGGTACGTGCGGTTCGCGTGTATGAATCCGGTGAGTCAATGCCGAATTTCACGTTGATGCCTCCGAGTAATTTACGAATTCGTGCAAATTCACAAACAGTGGAGGCTCCCACTTTGTTGAGTGATCTGGTCAGGCCCAACATGGGAAGATGTCACTGGGCGGCCTGCGGTGGTATAGGTAGATAG
- a CDS encoding BTAD domain-containing putative transcriptional regulator translates to MEFLLLGEVQVRADGAGVDAGTPRQRAVLAALAVDAPRPVTIETLVDRVWDEEPPVEARNVVYSHVSRLRRMLRRAGGSAAPQIARRPSGYAFEVEPDRIDLHRFGRLAGRGTDPLCPDRERVDTLGAALRLWRGVPLAGLTGAWAERVRDTWQRRRLDAAVAWALARVRLGQPESAVTVLTELAVEYPLAEALEEALMRALHAAGRDAEAIARYATLRERLADQLGVEPGAGLRTLHQALLRGTLPPAVRTPGASRRPVTPLQLPPDVLVFAGRERELAQLEEAVAATERHGTALMIVTGTAGVGKTALAVRWAHRVRDRFPDGQLYVNLRGFDPTGTPLEPAEALRGFLDALGVPPEGVPAGLQARAGLYRSLLADRHTLVVLDNARDADQVRPLLPAAAGSAAVVTSRDQLTALVAGGARPVTLGLLDRVEAGDLLARRIGVRRMVDEPGAVDDIISCCARLPLALSIVAARAVLHPHFPLSTLAAELVGGHGGPPQARLLPFAAAGPQADPRTVFSWSYLRLTPAAAALFRMLGVHPGPDLTVPAAASLAGRPLADARTSLAELARAHLVEEHLPGRYGCHDLLRAYAAELAETVDSPADRRATAGRMLTHYAHTADAADALIDPHRDVPAGVPSVPAGVRPEPVTGNAQALAWFTAERPVLLAVLRRVAGFDAEAWHLAWAMRRFLAYQCHWQDEIEALTTALGAARRMGDSSREGFAHCYLACTQVHFGRTDLVRRHLASALDCYRNAGDSAGQARTHHVLAWTLDAAHRYSEALAHAEAELDLYRTIGHRAGQARALNAVGWFHTRLGEHHAAVAQCEEALRLQRQLGDRLSQAGTLDSLGYARHQLGQHDLAFAHYRAAAGLYRSLGHRYYEANVLTALGDACQATGDTAAARRAWQAALDNLVLLRHVDANGLRTRLAALSTVDETA, encoded by the coding sequence GTGGAGTTCCTGCTGCTCGGGGAGGTCCAGGTGCGGGCCGACGGGGCTGGCGTGGATGCCGGCACGCCTCGGCAGCGGGCGGTCCTGGCGGCACTCGCGGTCGACGCTCCCCGGCCCGTCACCATCGAAACGCTGGTCGACCGGGTCTGGGACGAGGAGCCGCCGGTCGAGGCCCGCAACGTGGTGTACTCGCACGTCAGCCGGCTGCGGCGCATGCTGCGCCGGGCCGGCGGGAGCGCGGCGCCGCAGATCGCGCGCCGGCCGTCCGGGTACGCGTTCGAGGTGGAACCGGACCGGATCGACCTGCACCGCTTCGGACGCCTCGCCGGCCGGGGGACCGATCCGCTCTGCCCCGATCGGGAGCGGGTCGACACGCTCGGCGCGGCGCTGCGGCTTTGGCGTGGTGTGCCGCTGGCCGGGTTGACCGGTGCCTGGGCGGAGCGGGTCCGGGACACCTGGCAACGGCGCCGGCTGGACGCCGCGGTCGCGTGGGCGCTTGCCCGGGTCCGCCTCGGCCAGCCCGAATCCGCTGTCACGGTGCTCACCGAGCTGGCCGTCGAGTACCCACTGGCGGAAGCGCTGGAGGAGGCGCTCATGCGGGCGCTGCACGCCGCCGGACGCGACGCCGAGGCCATCGCCCGGTACGCCACCCTGCGCGAGCGGCTCGCCGACCAGCTCGGGGTGGAGCCCGGTGCCGGCCTGCGGACCCTGCACCAGGCTCTGCTGCGCGGCACCCTGCCGCCGGCCGTGCGTACGCCCGGCGCGTCGCGCCGGCCGGTGACACCGTTGCAGCTGCCACCGGACGTGCTGGTGTTCGCCGGGCGGGAGCGAGAACTGGCCCAGCTCGAGGAGGCCGTCGCGGCCACCGAGAGGCACGGCACGGCGCTGATGATCGTGACCGGTACCGCAGGGGTCGGCAAGACGGCCCTGGCCGTACGGTGGGCGCACCGGGTGCGGGACCGGTTCCCGGACGGGCAGCTGTACGTCAACCTGCGGGGCTTCGACCCGACCGGCACGCCACTGGAGCCGGCGGAGGCGCTACGCGGGTTCCTCGACGCTCTCGGTGTGCCGCCGGAGGGCGTACCGGCCGGCTTGCAGGCTCGGGCCGGCCTGTACCGGAGCCTGCTGGCGGACCGCCACACGCTGGTGGTGCTGGACAACGCCCGCGACGCGGACCAGGTCCGGCCGTTGCTGCCCGCGGCCGCCGGTAGCGCGGCCGTCGTGACCAGCCGTGACCAGCTCACCGCGCTGGTGGCGGGGGGCGCCCGGCCGGTGACCCTCGGGCTGCTCGACCGCGTCGAGGCCGGTGACCTGCTGGCCCGTCGAATCGGCGTGCGGCGGATGGTCGACGAGCCCGGCGCGGTCGACGACATCATTTCCTGCTGCGCCCGGCTGCCGCTGGCGCTGAGCATCGTGGCCGCCCGGGCGGTGCTGCATCCACACTTCCCGCTCTCCACGCTCGCCGCCGAACTCGTCGGCGGCCACGGTGGGCCCCCGCAGGCGCGACTGCTGCCCTTCGCCGCTGCCGGGCCGCAGGCGGACCCGCGTACGGTGTTCTCCTGGTCGTACCTGCGGCTGACCCCGGCCGCGGCGGCGCTGTTCCGGATGCTCGGCGTGCATCCCGGCCCCGATCTGACCGTGCCGGCCGCGGCCAGCCTGGCGGGCCGGCCGCTGGCCGATGCCCGCACGTCGCTGGCCGAGCTGGCCCGCGCACACCTCGTCGAGGAGCACCTGCCGGGCCGGTACGGGTGCCATGATCTGTTGCGGGCGTACGCGGCGGAGCTGGCCGAGACGGTCGACTCGCCAGCGGACCGGCGGGCGACGGCGGGTCGGATGCTGACGCACTACGCGCACACCGCCGACGCCGCCGATGCCCTCATCGATCCGCATCGTGACGTGCCAGCCGGCGTACCTTCCGTTCCGGCCGGTGTGCGGCCAGAGCCGGTGACCGGCAACGCGCAGGCGCTGGCCTGGTTCACCGCGGAACGGCCGGTGCTGCTCGCCGTCCTGCGCCGGGTGGCCGGCTTCGACGCGGAAGCCTGGCACCTGGCGTGGGCGATGCGCCGTTTTCTGGCATACCAGTGCCACTGGCAGGACGAGATCGAGGCGCTCACGACAGCGCTGGGTGCCGCGCGACGGATGGGCGACTCGTCACGGGAGGGTTTCGCGCACTGCTACCTCGCGTGCACGCAGGTCCACTTCGGCCGCACCGACCTGGTACGGCGCCATCTGGCCTCGGCGCTCGACTGCTACCGGAATGCCGGAGACTCCGCCGGCCAGGCGCGCACCCATCACGTCCTTGCCTGGACGCTCGACGCCGCTCACCGGTACTCGGAGGCGCTGGCGCACGCGGAGGCCGAGCTCGACCTGTACCGGACGATCGGCCACCGCGCCGGCCAGGCCCGCGCGCTCAACGCGGTCGGCTGGTTCCACACCCGTCTCGGCGAGCACCACGCGGCCGTCGCCCAGTGCGAGGAGGCGCTGCGGCTGCAACGGCAACTCGGTGACCGGCTGAGTCAGGCGGGCACGCTGGACAGCCTCGGCTATGCCCGGCACCAGCTCGGGCAGCACGACCTCGCCTTCGCCCACTACCGCGCCGCCGCCGGCCTCTACCGCAGCCTCGGCCACCGCTACTACGAGGCGAACGTGCTCACCGCGCTCGGCGACGCCTGCCAGGCCACCGGGGACACGGCCGCCGCGCGCCGCGCATGGCAGGCGGCGCTAGACAACCTGGTCCTGTTGCGGCATGTCGACGCCAATGGGCTCCGGACTCGGCTGGCCGCACTGTCAACCGTGGACGAAACGGCTTGA